In Polyangiaceae bacterium, the DNA window GAGGCAGGGCGCGATCCACGCCCATGACCTCGAATCCCAAGGTGCGGAATCCATGTAGGAATTCGCCGCGCCCCGAGCCCAGATCCAGGAGCCGCCCGCGACTGGGCAGGTGGTGCTCACCGAGGTAGGCGCACAGCGCGTCGGGGTAGCTGGTGTAGGGGCGCGCCTGTGCGGAATAGCGCACGTCCAGGTAGCGCCCGAGGGCGTCGCTCACCCGAGGTTCCATTGCTGGTCCTGGCTGCGGCGGTCCCGCGCGTCTTGCGCGATGATGCGGAGCGCGGTGCGACCGATCTCGTCGGCGATGGCCAAGCTGTCGACGAAGGGCGCCGCGACTTCACTCAAGGGTAGCGGCTCGTCGAAGCCGGCGCTGCGAGCGGGAACGCTACGCGGTGCGCTCAGGTGCATGGGTGCGGGCGGACCGCCTCTGCCCAACGCATCGGGGCCGTCTTTCAACGCCAGCTCGGCCATGGAGCTGACGGATCGGATGTAGGCGCCTTCGTTACCCGTGAAGTAGCCGCGCTCCTTCAAGCCCCGGACGAACCCTTGGCTGTCCCCTCGTTCCGCCGCCTCGAGAGCCTTCGGGTAGCGCTGCTTGAGGAGCCGCACGTAGTCCGTGGCCCCTTCCTCGGCGCTGCCGTACGCCCGAAAGCGGTCCACGATGGTTCGCTCACTGTCGCCCCAGCCCTCTCGCGTCTTCTGGGCCACGGACAGGCCGCTCGGCCCGGTCCCTTTGAGCCCACCGAAGTTGAAGTTGTACATGCTCGCGCCCCGCCCGGTTTCGTGCGCCCACTGCGCGGACAGCACCGCCACCGTCTCCTTGGACGCGGGGCGCCCGGTCACGGCCGAGAATGCGCTCTTCAAGGCTTCTGCAGCTTGCCCACCCGTCAGCTGGGTCCGCACGGCACGCACGACGGCGGGGCTGGACGGCGGGGTGGGAACGTCTACGGCCCGGATGCCCGCGGGGGCGACGGGAAGGGTGGCTTGAATCGGCATGGCGAGTCTCCGTCAGCGCAAGAACCGCGCCAGCCTCAGCCTTCCAGCTCCGCCTTCAAGGTCGTCAGCTCTTCCAAAAGGGGCAAGAGCTCGGCCTCGAGGCCGCGGTTTCCGATCAGCGCCAGGGCCTGCTCCACGGTGTGGATGTCTCGCCGCACCGCCTTGCGTCGGGCCTGGCGGATCACACGGATGGCGAGCGGTGGGATCTTCGCGACCAATGCGCCGATTTTCGTGGCGCTGGCGTAGGCGTCGTTGAGCGCCAGGAGCAGCTCGAGGAACTGGTCGATGTAGCGCAGATCCTCAGGCCCCACTCGAGGGCTGGGTTCCTGCTCCGCGCGCACCGCCACCGGCATGCCCTCCTTACTTGCGAAAACCGGGCCGACCCTCGCGCTCCCCCTCGACGCCAACTCGGGATCCCGCAGCGCCAAATCGGTGACTGTCGTCACGTCAAGACGTCGCCACGACGGCGCGAATTCGAGGGCGGGAGCCCGCCGTTCCGGTGGCCCGGTCCTTGCTGTGCGCGAGTCCTGATGCTCACCGCCCAACGGCTCTCGACTCACCCGCCGTCCAGGCCGGTGCGTAAGCCCACCCCGCACGTGCTGTTCGTCGACGACGAGCCGGCAGTGCTGCGAGGCATCGGCCGATTGCTGGGTGCCTCGGAGCCGACCTGGCAGCTTTCCTTCGCCAACAGCGGCAGCGACGCGCTGGCGGCGCTGGAAGAGTCCGCCTTCGACGTCGTGGTTTCCGATCTGAACATGCCTCGCATGGATGGCGCCACGCTGCTGTCGGAAGTGCAGAAGCGCCACCCCGACATCGTACGCTTGGTGCTCTCTGGCATGAGCAGCCCGTCGATGGTGTTTCGCACCGTCCCGGTCGCCCACCAGTTCCTCACCAAGCCCTTCGAGCCGATCCGATTCCGCTCGACGCTGCGCGAGGCCTTCGAGCTTCGCTCCCTGCTCGGCGATCCAGTGCTTCGGGCGCTGGCCGGCAAAAAGAACCGGCTGCCCTCCCCGCCCAAGACGTTCGCGGCGCTGCAGCAGGCGCTGGCCAACCCCCGCGCGAGCGTGCGAGACGTCGGCAGCATCATCGAGAAGGACATCGCGCTGTCCGCCCAGCTGGTGCGGCTGGCGTCGTCTGCGTTCTTCGGGCTGCCCAGTCGGGTGTGCACGCCGCACGGCGCCGTCGCCTACCTGGGCTTCGAGACCATCAAGGCCGTGGTTCTATCTGCGGAGCTGATGGAAATGTTCCGCCCCAACGTGCCCTCACGGGACTTCGACGTCGAGAAGCTGCAGCGGGACGCCGTGTGCACCGCGCACTTGGCGCGTCGCATCTTGGCCGGAACGGGCATGGGCGACGACGCGTTTTTGGCGGGGATGGTCCACGAGGTGGGAGTCTTGCTGCTCGCGGCCAGGACACCCACGCAGCTCTCGGAAGTGAAACGCCTGGAGCGCAGTGGCGTTCCCCCGCTGGACGCTGAACGGGAGGTCCTCGGCGTCACCCACGCCGAGCTGGGCGCGTACCTGCTCGGGCTGTGGGGCTTCCCGCACAGCGTGATCCACGCCGTGGCCAGCCACTGGCAGCCGCAGCGCAGCTTGGAGCCTCGCCTCGGCGTGTCACTGGCCGTGAGCATCGCCGCTCGGCTGGCGAAGGATCCCGAGACGGCGCTCGAAGAGGAACCGTTACCGGGGGCCTTCACGCTGGACGGAACGCTGCTTCGCCTGTTGGGGCTCACCTATAGACTCGACGACTGGCGCGGCTACGCGCGGAAGACCACGGAGGAAACCTGACATGAGCACCGGGATCTGGTCTGCGGCCTCCGGCGCCACGGGACAAAGCTTCGCCCTCGACGTCTCCGCCAACAACATCGCGAACGCCACGACGCCCGGGTTCAAGGCCGACCGCGCCGTGTTTCGCCAGGAGCTGTCGCGCGCAGTTCAGTCCTTGGGCAGCCGCAGCATGCGCTACTCCGTCGTGCGCAGCACGGCGCCGAACCTCGAGGTCGGCAACATCGTGCGCACCGCGCGCCCCATGGACGTGGCGCTGCGGGATCCCGAGTCCGTGTTGGTGGTGTCGACTCCGCAAGGCGAGCGCTACACGCGCGCTGGCTCGGTGCAGATCCAATCCAACGGAAACCTCGTGACGCGCGAAGGCTACGCGTTCCTGGGTCCGGACAAGAAGCCGCTGCGGGTGGCCACGGATGGCGCTCGCGTGGAGATCGGCCGCGACGGCAGCATCAACGTGGACGGCATCGCGTCGGGCTCACGCCTCCTGACGCTGAAATTCCCTCCGGGAACCCTGGACAAGGACGGCAACGTGCTACTCAAGGCGCGGCCCGGCGCTCCTCCGCCCGTTCCGGTCGACGCGGATCTCGAGCCCGAGGCGTTGGAGATGTCGAACGCTTCGCCGGTGACGAGCATGACCAGCTTGGTGACCGCATCGCGCCAGTTCGAGATGCTCACCAAGGTCATCGAAGCCTTCTCCTCGGTGGACCACAAGGCAGCCACGGACCTGATGTCCCGCCGCTGATTGACGCCGAACGCTTTCGCTCCTCCACTGCCGGGATGCACTCCATCCCGATCCTCACCACCTTCGACGCACCTCCCGGCTCGCGCATCGAGCGCATCGTCGGACCTTGCTGGGGTATCACGGTGCGTTCCCGCAGCGTGGTCGGTACTGCCTGTGCCGGCTGCCAACAGATCTTCGGCGGCGAGATCTCCGCGCTCACCACCTTGGCCACGGATTCACGCAACGAAGCCATGGCGCGCCTCGAGAAACACGCCATCGAGCAGGGCGCCAACTGCGTCCTGGGCATGCGCTTCGATTCCGGCGAGCTGATGCAGAACACCAACGAGATCGTCGCCTACGGCACCGCGGTCGTGCTCGCCCGAGAGTGATGCACGCGCTCTCGCCCACGCGACCACCGCGCGTGTCCAAGGCGCTCTCGCGCCGTATCGATCGACTGTCGCGGGCCGCGCATCGCTTCCATCGCTTCGCCCACCACCCGCTCTGCGATCGCTACGCCGCGGAAGTGTTCCACGTCTCCAGGCGGGGTCGCCTTTGCAAGGGCTGCACCCTGACCCTCGGCGGCGCCCTGCTCGGCGCCGCGCTTGCCCCGGTCTTCCGCCTCGGCGCGCTGCCCGCCCTCGCCGTCGTCGCCCTCGGCGTCGCCCTCGCGGTGGTGTCCCTCCTCCGGCCCGTGTCCAAGTGGCTCGGTCGCTTCGTCCCCGCCTTGGCCGCGACCTTCGTCGCCACCCGCGGCCTCGCCGCGGGAGACACCTCGGGCGTCGCTTTCGCGCTCGTGGTGCTCGCCCTCGCTACCGTGCTGTTCTTGCTCTACCGCCGCCGGGGCCCGAACCGCTCGCCCTGCAGCAGCTGCCCAGAGCGCGATCGCTCCCCCTGCAGCGGCTACCTGCCCATCGTTCGCCGGGAGCGCGCGCTGCTTCGCATCACCCGACCGCTTCTGGCTCCCGACCGCCTCTGATTGGTTTTCTTGTTGGTCCGCCGCGGCTACTTCGCGGTCACCATGGGCACGAAGCGCACGTCCATCAGATCCTCCTTCACGAACGCTTCGCTCCCCTTCGCCGTACGCGTCCAACGCTGGAGCGTCTGGGTATCGCCTTGCCGTCCCACAGGCACCACCAAGCGTCCCCCGATCGCGAGTTGCTGGAGGAGCGCTCGCGGCACCTTGGGCGGCGCGGCGGTCACGACGACCACCTGGAACGGCGCCTCCTCCGGCCACCCCCCGTAACCATCGCCGGTGACCAGCGCTACGCGGTCCGGTCCGTAGCCCGAGCGGCGCAGGTTGTCCTTCGCGAAACGCGCGAGCTCAGGGACGATTTCGATGCTGAACACCTTGCCACACAGCTCTGCGAGCACCGCCGCCTGGTAGCCGCTGCCGGTTCCGATCTCCAGGCATCGGTCCGTCGACTTCGGCCGAGCCGCGTCGGTCATGGCCGCGACCACGTACGGTTGGCTGATGGTCTGACCCCAACCGATGGGGAGCGGCCGGTCGCTGTAGGCGAACTTCCGACTCGCCGACGGCACGAACTCGTGGCGGGGAACCGTGCGCATCGCAGCGAGCACCCGGGCATCCCGCACGCCCCGCGATTGTACCGTCGCGCGCACCATGGCCTCGCGCTCCTGGACCAGGTCCGAGGCCTTCTTCTCGCAGGCCGAGAGCGCGAAGAGGATCAGGACCGAGCCCCAGCGCATGGCCCCCTTGCCGTAGCGCGCCGCATCCGGGTTGGCAATCGGAGGCGGGCAAGGTAGGAACGCCGCTCTCTTCGAGCACACGGCAGATGCTTTCGGACTCGAGTGCCGTCGAAATCGGCGAACGGATCACCCGCGGCGAGCTCCGCCCTCTGGAGGTCGTCGAGCATTACCTCGGGCGCATCCGCGACTGGGACGCGGAGCTCGCATCGTTCGTGGAGGTCCACGACGAACGCGTGCGCCGCGACGCCGCGCGCAGCCCATCGTCCGGCCCCCTCGCGGGAGTGCCCGTCGCCATCAAGGATCTGAACGCCGTGGCGGGCAGCCACATGCGTCTGGGCTCGGCCGCCACGGAGTGGTTGTGGACGCCCTTCGACGATCTCGCGGTGCGCCGCCTTCGCGAAGCCCACATGCTCATGCTGGGCAAGACCTCCACGTCGGAGCTCGGCGTGCTGCCCGTCACCGAGCCCAAGATCCACGCCCCAACACGCAACCCCTTCGATCCCGAGCGCAGCGCGGGAGGCTCCAGTGGCGGCTCGGCGGCAGCGGTCGCCGCACGCCTCGCGCCGCTCGCCCTCGGCAGCGACGGCGCGGGCTCCGTGCGCATTCCCGCTGCCTTCTGCGGAGTGGTCGGCTTCAAGCCCTCGCGGGGTCTGATCGTGAATCCCTTCGGGCTCGACGCTCCGGATCTGATCTGGACCTGCGGGCCCATCGCACGCAGCGTGGGCGACGCCGTGGCGCTGTTGGACGTGCTGGCCACCACCTCCGGCTCCGCCCTCGGCGCGGCCTTCGACCGCTGGCAGCGCCGGCGAAGCCGTCACCCCGAGCCAGGTCCAAAGCCGGGCTTCTCGGCGACGCTGGAGCATGCTCCCGAGCGCCTCGAGATCCGGTACACCACGCGCTCCGTCCTTGGAGACAGCGACC includes these proteins:
- a CDS encoding glucosaminidase domain-containing protein; amino-acid sequence: MPIQATLPVAPAGIRAVDVPTPPSSPAVVRAVRTQLTGGQAAEALKSAFSAVTGRPASKETVAVLSAQWAHETGRGASMYNFNFGGLKGTGPSGLSVAQKTREGWGDSERTIVDRFRAYGSAEEGATDYVRLLKQRYPKALEAAERGDSQGFVRGLKERGYFTGNEGAYIRSVSSMAELALKDGPDALGRGGPPAPMHLSAPRSVPARSAGFDEPLPLSEVAAPFVDSLAIADEIGRTALRIIAQDARDRRSQDQQWNLG
- a CDS encoding HDOD domain-containing protein encodes the protein MRKPTPHVLFVDDEPAVLRGIGRLLGASEPTWQLSFANSGSDALAALEESAFDVVVSDLNMPRMDGATLLSEVQKRHPDIVRLVLSGMSSPSMVFRTVPVAHQFLTKPFEPIRFRSTLREAFELRSLLGDPVLRALAGKKNRLPSPPKTFAALQQALANPRASVRDVGSIIEKDIALSAQLVRLASSAFFGLPSRVCTPHGAVAYLGFETIKAVVLSAELMEMFRPNVPSRDFDVEKLQRDAVCTAHLARRILAGTGMGDDAFLAGMVHEVGVLLLAARTPTQLSEVKRLERSGVPPLDAEREVLGVTHAELGAYLLGLWGFPHSVIHAVASHWQPQRSLEPRLGVSLAVSIAARLAKDPETALEEEPLPGAFTLDGTLLRLLGLTYRLDDWRGYARKTTEET
- a CDS encoding flagellar hook basal-body protein; its protein translation is MSTGIWSAASGATGQSFALDVSANNIANATTPGFKADRAVFRQELSRAVQSLGSRSMRYSVVRSTAPNLEVGNIVRTARPMDVALRDPESVLVVSTPQGERYTRAGSVQIQSNGNLVTREGYAFLGPDKKPLRVATDGARVEIGRDGSINVDGIASGSRLLTLKFPPGTLDKDGNVLLKARPGAPPPVPVDADLEPEALEMSNASPVTSMTSLVTASRQFEMLTKVIEAFSSVDHKAATDLMSRR
- a CDS encoding heavy metal-binding domain-containing protein; its protein translation is MHSIPILTTFDAPPGSRIERIVGPCWGITVRSRSVVGTACAGCQQIFGGEISALTTLATDSRNEAMARLEKHAIEQGANCVLGMRFDSGELMQNTNEIVAYGTAVVLARE
- a CDS encoding protein-L-isoaspartate(D-aspartate) O-methyltransferase → MRWGSVLILFALSACEKKASDLVQEREAMVRATVQSRGVRDARVLAAMRTVPRHEFVPSASRKFAYSDRPLPIGWGQTISQPYVVAAMTDAARPKSTDRCLEIGTGSGYQAAVLAELCGKVFSIEIVPELARFAKDNLRRSGYGPDRVALVTGDGYGGWPEEAPFQVVVVTAAPPKVPRALLQQLAIGGRLVVPVGRQGDTQTLQRWTRTAKGSEAFVKEDLMDVRFVPMVTAK
- a CDS encoding amidase, with translation MLSDSSAVEIGERITRGELRPLEVVEHYLGRIRDWDAELASFVEVHDERVRRDAARSPSSGPLAGVPVAIKDLNAVAGSHMRLGSAATEWLWTPFDDLAVRRLREAHMLMLGKTSTSELGVLPVTEPKIHAPTRNPFDPERSAGGSSGGSAAAVAARLAPLALGSDGAGSVRIPAAFCGVVGFKPSRGLIVNPFGLDAPDLIWTCGPIARSVGDAVALLDVLATTSGSALGAAFDRWQRRRSRHPEPGPKPGFSATLEHAPERLEIRYTTRSVLGDSDPCVAATIEKVAKRLAAMGHRVREMPAVGGTTPEEFLPLWQANSMVMPRLDERRLEPFTRWLRQGSRKVSRRQARTLTHTIARRVLDAFADADVWLTPTVKTPAPPVGLFRDLAPEEIFDRAARVAAFTAPFNVTGQPAISLPAGLSPDGLPIGAQLVGRLHGDETLLRLARALELELPPLPLPAQPWFRR